Below is a window of Malania oleifera isolate guangnan ecotype guangnan chromosome 1, ASM2987363v1, whole genome shotgun sequence DNA.
ttttaatattttttaaataaaaacactagtagtgacgattccaaaactgtcactaatgcccccttattagtgatagttctttcaaaccgttactaatacccttaactatttcctttttaatattttttaaataaaaacattagtagtgacggttccagaaccgtcactaatacccccttattagtgacggttctttcaaactgtcactaatacccttaactatttatgtttaaaaaatttttaaataaaaacactaacagtgacggtttcaaaaccgtcactaatacccccttattagtaacggttctcccgaattgtcactaatacccttaactatttcttttttaatattttttaaataaaaatactcgTAGTGACaattccaaaaccgtcactaatatccccttattagtgacggttctttcaaaacgtcactaatacccttaactatttcttttttaatatttttaaaataaaaatactagtagtgacggttccaaaatcattactaataccctagaatcgtcactaatattttcccgaaaaaaTTTTCGAGCAAAAATTGTTTACCGCActatttttagtgacaaaagtactagtgatggttttaaaaccgtcactaatagtgtcgtattagtgacgactaccaaaaccatcactaatgcttagaccattagtgacggttcttaaaaaccatcactaatacaaacttttagtgacgaaattgtattcgtcactaaaaaccaatttttttgtagtgtactggggagcctgcaatctctcccaagTCATGGTcaactattcataaaatccacacactatctgagatatgtggttgcactccgaactgaaatagctacggtaccatgctctgaaatcTAATTtgttccatcaaggtctgatattgtataatattaatttatatatatcttactattttaccatgattatgtttcaactataataaccataacactataaaagctaatattaataaattgttatatctaatatgaataaattgtaatatctgaatgtTGTGGTTCTGTAATTcgaatatcatggtattctgaaaatgctgtaaaatatctttCTGTTGGtacactataaatcatgattctgtaaattctgtaaaacatatttatgtgcatatatactgaaaatcatgACACTATGAAAGCTGTGCAAATTCTATACTGAACTGAtatttactcataccacacaattaaatgaataaaacCCATATGCTAAAACCCGTATTTTCCTgttaataaagataatttatgaCCTAAGGAACTCTCTTGAAAATACGTAATTTCATACCTTTAAACATCTAGAATTCATgtcccaaaaaatatatatattttactactaaaaattcctaaaattacaagcatagcatatttcccttacttgattcctctGAAGCCTGCTAAGCTCTAAATCTACACCCCTGCAACGTTgaagttcaaatcaatcaacccaaCTCAGAAAAATAACTAACTCGCCTTCCCTAGGCTCACATATTTCTTTATCTATAAAATtttaaactactaattatttgtCAACATTACTGAGTTCCTGAGTAAACACCCATTGGGCTCTTTAACCCATGCTTGCGGTGCTCACAAActcaaaccctgaaatcacaacaccttagtttaatcaactcagattctagtatatttccatctaacaCACAATCTGGGTTCAAAAAAGCCTACTaaccacataaaccctaaaataacctacttaccatgattttcttgatctcaattttattttactttttcaattgttattattattattttcaaaatttattttggctTTCTAGAGATATAGATTTATTGTTGGAAGGTTTAGCCTAGGAATTGGAGCTCTAGACTAGAAACAAGCTAGAAGAAGTTTTTGATAATATCGTAAGTAACTATGGGAAGAAAGAGGATACAAAAGGAAAATGGCACTATTATTTCCCCTAAGAATCCTTGATGTCCTTACTCCAAAAAAAGATTCTATGATCATTGATGTTGAGTTTGTTTCCATGGAAATGCTTTACGTGTTCATTAATGTTTGAGCACTTAACACATAATTGCAATTGTTGctattaaaatttgaattgatATTTTTTAACTTGATCATGACTTCATCATCTATAAAAGATAACAAAAAGGACTTAGATGACCTAagatatattataaaaaaatcacTTCTATGCCTAAGTAAAAATAGTAGAAGCGTACGTACTGAATGACAACATAATATTTTTGTTTCCATATAATACTTAATATTTCATAAAATGAATTTCAAGTTTCACTACAAGaaataagggtattagtgacagttttaaaccgtcactaatactcaaaaaatcgtcactaatagtattagtaatggttttcttagtattagtgatggttttggcTTTGTCACCATGTCTGTGGATACTAGTATTTATTACTGACGAACTactcaaaccatcactaatgatggagtattagtgacggaaacgaactgtcactaatagcctacgacCATCACTATAAAATTGCACATATGGTCGGCTCAACTTCGTCACTAAAGCgcatgtattagtgacggatttaataaccatcactaatatgactGTAGTAGTGACGGTCaataaactatcactaatagtacattttttagtgacgattattaaaattgttactaataattGACTAGTAGTAATGATTATAGAACCATCACTATTATTTGGCCCCCATAaggttgattctatagtgacggttttggtcatttagtgacggtttctaaaccgTCAGTAATACTTCATCTTCCCATTACTAGTAACGATTTCGCAacccgtcactaatgctttgaaaaaaattaattttttttttaaattcctatgaaaacctttaattacattttaaaatacataaaattgaaccataattactaaaacattcataaattattaaaatttaaaatacaaattgttcaaaattaaaacaCATACAagcacaaattcaaattaaaatgtaCAAATTAATTTTGTTCAGTTAACAGGAAATATAATTCTTCTAATGAAAGaggaaaaaatgaaaatcatggCCTGACAAAGGCGCAAGGGATCAAAGGAATGATGAAGCAAGATGATATAATCTAAACTAAATACAAGGAAAGAAATTAACATAATTACCGACCTAATGTGAGCACTTTTAATGACAAAGAAAATTATGCAGATATGTCATGATAGGGGAGAAAACTTCTCTCCTTGAACTTTCATAGTGTAACTCATAAGTTCGATAGTTTGAAAAACTCTCCCTCTTCATGTTTGCACGTGTGCGTTGTGAATATTTATCTTGTTCTTATATGTGGTTACTAATATGCCTTTAGGTCTCTTCCTATCTTTAGATGCCCCGTGAATATAGCCTAGCTAAGCACAGAAGCTCAATATTTCTCATATAATTCCAAATCTCAACATCAGTGTCAGTACTAAAAAACTCTTGTGAGACTAAATACTTCCTGTTTTCAAAAAAGGAATTTAATTGAGTGAAGAAAAAATTAAAGCAGGATTCAAtgataagacatctccttagACAACAAAACAAAGGGGGAAATGTAGATAAGAAATAACATGAAAAAACCTGGCAAAGGTTTCCAATCTAAACGGAAAACACTTAAGCATAATAAATAATCGGTTTCTCAACAATACTTGTTAGGTCTAAACAGCTAAAATATTAAATTCCAAATTTAAGTTTCATATTTAAGTTTCATCCAtcatttttattgcataaattacaaaaataattcTTTTGTGCCACTTTGTCTCATCATTATCTAACTAAATTTTTTAAGCTTCAAGATTAGCTCTTCACTCTTTTATTCTTCGTCCCACAACAGCAGATAGGCACACATATCTTCGACTCTTCCTTGCCACCCTATGCCACGCTTATTATATGAATTGTGTTGTCTTTAACCGCTTGCTTGCTTCCATCTATACCATTTATTAGAAACCACCTCACCTCCCCTCTCCTCTCCTAGCCGGGCCcccaagaaaaaaattaaaagaaaataacaaaagaagaaaaaatgaaaaagaaatagaaaagggAGTGTTCTTTCCCAAGAGCCTATAAATACCACCGCAGACCCTTCGCCTCGCCAAACCAAAAACCAACCATGAAGTTCTATACCATCCTAGCTTACCTTTCTCTCCTCTGCATCGCGGGAGCCTCCGCTCAGCAATGCGGAGAGGCGGTGAACGGAACCCTCTGCGCCAACGAGTTGTGCTGCAGCAAATGGGGTTACTGCGGCACAACCTCCATCTACTGCTGTGAGGGCTGTCAGAGCCAATGCGCCTGCCCAATCCCTCCGCCACCTCCCTACGTTCccccgccgccgccgccgccaccTAGCCCCTCGCCGCCGCCCCGCGCTCCATCCCCCAGCAGCCAGGCCCTTGAGTCCATCATTAGCGAAGATCTCTTCAACGAACTTTTGCTACACCGTGCTACGTCACCGTGCCAAGGGGCGTTCTACACCTATGATGCTTTTATCCAAGCCGCCGGCAGGTTTGAAGATTTTGCAAACGCCGGAGACGAAGAGACTAGGAAACGGGAGGTTGCGGCGTTTCTGGCCCAAACCTCGCACGTAACTACAGTTTATATAATTGATCAGTTTGCATTTCTGCCATTTCATATCTAAAATGTGGTAAATTAATGGGCCGACATCAAGACAACTTAATTAACATCCGAAGTCTCCAAATTAATTAACAACACGCCCGTCCCCAAACTCCTCTCTTGGTTCAATGTTTAAAGAAAAAAACAAACAGAACACGCCCGTCACAAAACTTGCTATTTTTGTCAAATAAAGtcataaattatatgtttttaatcCCTGAAATGAAATTAAATGTATACTTCAGGGtccttttttaaattttttaataattataaaaatatcatctTCTAatcttaattttttatattaacaAAAAAATTGAGAAACAATAAAAAGTAATTTTCAAATTTCATGCACATTTgtgtaaatatttaaaaatatatatatatatattatctactCATAATTTAATCGATGCCTTCAATTATTGGATATATTCAGGAGGATGGGACACTGCACCGGATGGTCGATATTCATGGGGTTATTGTTGGATTCGTGAAGGAGCCACCATCCCTGCTGACCAACTCGGTGATTATTGTGTTGCTAATGACCAATACCCATGTGCAGCTGGCAAGAAGTATTATGGCCGAGGTCCCATTCAACTTTCCTAGTAAGTAGTCATGTGAACTTAgaacattattttttatttgttagtgTTTAAAGAAGTACCTCATTTATAAACTCACTTATGTAATTTAATTACTATAACATAGGAAATTAAATATAGTATTATAAAACAAACACACTTTATTCACATAATTCAAATTTCTTCATGCACGACATTCTTTACAATGTGTTGTAACAAAGCGATACTAAAACATAATTTTTGCAGCAACTTCAACTACGGTCCGGCAGGGAATGACTTAGGTTATGATCTACTAAATAACCCAGACTTGGTGGAGAATGATCCATACATATCTTTTGAGGCTGCTTATTGGTTTTGGATGACTCCACAACCACCAAAGCCTTCATGTCATGACGTCATGATTGGTAACTACACACCGTCAGCTGCAGACATTACAGCTGGTCGGTACGGAGGTTTTGGGCTTTGCACCAACATCATCAACGGTGGCATAGAATGTGGTGGTGGCTACTCAAGCGAGCAGGAACAGGACCGTATTGGGTACTACAAAAGATATTGTGAAATATTAGGTGTGGACACCGGCGACAACCTTAGCTGTGCAAACCAGCATCCTTATGGCTTGACCCTCAAGAAAAAGAAGATCAAAAGAGGTGGTTCCTATTCAGATCAGTAACTTTGAATCTACTTGTAGATCAAGCGAGCTACAAATTAATTTGAAGTTACATGTGGTTTAAGCTAGCTACATATTGTACTAAGAGTTTATGGCAATGTGATGCATGTGCTTACAGTTAAATCTGTGGCAATAAGCGGTTGCTAAATATGTAGCCTATTATgactaataaataaaatgaggtgttaattagttaattatatcgtgatttgtcattttattttaaaatcatcatcATAATGGTCTTGGAATAATGTCTATCATTAATTATTCACTGTAAGAAAAAGTTCACTACTAGACATCTGAGCACATGCAGTgttaattagttaattatatCATGGTCCTAACTTTACATCAAAATCATCATCATAATCATATTCGAATAATTTCTATCACAAATTTtttactggaaaaaaaaaaaaaaaaaaggtgcctAGGAGACATTAGCATGTGTGCCTATAATTAAAGTTTGGAACTTCTATATTAAAAACTTATTTGAATTGTGTGAGAGACAAGAAGGTGTAAGGGATGAGATGTGGATTTGCTCATGTTGTGAAGTTTAGGCCTAATGGGAGCTTCAATTCAACAAAACATACTAtaggaaaaaacaaaaaaggctTGTTCCACCCAAAAAAACACAACAAAATATGCTTTTCATTTTCTCTACGCACTTTAGCACATATGAGCTATATAGTGTACTAAATATTGGTATCTTGATTTTCTTgatctcaattttatttttcttttgcaattgttattattattatttttaaaatttattttgactTTCTAGAGATATAGATTTATCTCTAGAAGGTTTAGCCTAGGAATTGGACCTCTAGACTAGAAACAAGCTGGAATAAGTTTTTGATAATGGTAAGTAACTATGGGAAGAAAGGCAAATGACACTATTATTTCCCCTAGGAATCCTTAAGGTCCTTACTCCAAAAAAAGATTCTATGATGGTTGATGTTGAGTTTATTTCCATGGAAATGCTTTACGTGTTCGTTAACGTTTGAGCACTTAGCACACAATTGTAATTGTTGCCACTAAAATTTGGATATTGATACTTTTTAACTTGATCATCACTTCATCATCTAGAAAAGATAACAAAAAGGACTTAGATGACCTAGGATATATTCTAAAAAAATCACTTCTATGCCTAAGTAAAAATAGTAGAAGCGTATGTACGGAATGACAACTTAATATTTATGTTTCCATATAATACTTAATATTTCATAAAATGAATTTCAAGTTTCACTATAAGaaataagggtattagtgacaattttaaactgtcactaatactcaaaaaatcgtcactaatagaattagtgacggttttctcagtattagtgatggttctaactTTGTCACCATGTCTGCagatactaatacttattagtgacaaaatattcaaactgtcactaataatggagtattagtgacggaaacgaaccgttactaatagcctACGACCGTCACTATAAAATTGTACATATGGTCGGCTCAACTTCGTCACTAAAGCGcatgtattagtgacagatttaataaCCATTACTAATATGACTATAGTAGTGACGGtcaataaactgtcactaatagtacgcTTTTTAGTTATGATTATTAAAACTATTACTAAGAATTGACTAGTAGGAACGATTATAGAACCATCACTATTATTTTGCCCCCATAAGGTTAATTCTATAGCGACGATTTTGGTCATTTAGAGACaatttctaaaccgtcactaatacttcatcttcCCATTGTTAGTAATGGTTatgcaaaccgtcactaatactttgaaaaaatttatattttttaaaaattcctgtaaaaatctttaattacatttttaaaaaacaaaaaattgaactagaattactaaaacattcataaattattataatcttaaataaaaattgttcaaaattaaaatacatacaagtacaaattcaaattaatatatacaaATTAATTTTGTTTTGTTAACAAGAAATACAAGAAAAGTAAAAAGTTGCTTCTATTCGACTCGACTGAAGTGTCTGGCATCGTCCTAGTGTTCTGAGAGTCGTAGACCCTACAAAACAACAATTTCACAAGAAATTAGCTAGCTAGTATACAATGTGtgaagatgtatatatatatatatgcaatgacccaaaaattcttgccattttttttttactgtgaAATTATATTACTCTGTTACCCCTGATAAAACTACTATAACATATCTATGCACCGGAAACCataaaccataattacaataccagaatttaagtattattcccaaaatatacatacacataactcCAGAAACATCCCCCAGACCTCCTATAATCTACTAAAAAATACATCTCCCTGAAACACTTACCCTGCAGATAGGATAGTGCAAATGTTCCCTCTATCTTCGAGCTTGATATACTGGTCTAATTGGATcacttgaaatatttaaattattcgGACGAGACagctctcagtaagacgaaatatgttattactagtgtgtgacaactaggTTTATGTAAACAATATATTTTAATCAACTGAATCTGAACTAGTAAG
It encodes the following:
- the LOC131150914 gene encoding basic endochitinase-like, yielding MKFYTILAYLSLLCIAGASAQQCGEAVNGTLCANELCCSKWGYCGTTSIYCCEGCQSQCACPIPPPPPYVPPPPPPPPSPSPPPRAPSPSSQALESIISEDLFNELLLHRATSPCQGAFYTYDAFIQAAGRFEDFANAGDEETRKREVAAFLAQTSHVTTGGWDTAPDGRYSWGYCWIREGATIPADQLGDYCVANDQYPCAAGKKYYGRGPIQLSYNFNYGPAGNDLGYDLLNNPDLVENDPYISFEAAYWFWMTPQPPKPSCHDVMIGNYTPSAADITAGRYGGFGLCTNIINGGIECGGGYSSEQEQDRIGYYKRYCEILGVDTGDNLSCANQHPYGLTLKKKKIKRGGSYSDQ